The Mycolicibacterium fluoranthenivorans genomic interval GACCCCCTCTACGCATCTCCTTGAACAGGACTTCGAGCGTTGACTCGGTGACCTTTAGGCGGACCGTCAGTTCGGACTGGTTCCACGCTTGTGTGAAGAAGTCTTCCAGTCGCTCGTTCGCCTCTTCGATGTAAGACTCCCGGTTGCTGCTGTCGCCCCGCTCGACGAAGCTCCATAGCCGGTTGAGATCCAGGTTCGCGATCCTGAGCACGTTGGCTAGGGCAGGCTGTGGATTAGCCCGGGTTTCTCCGTCAATAATTGGGTGGGACGTCGACAAGACACGATCTGCATCGCGGAACGCCACAAATTTTGGTATTCGTGAAAGCACGCGGGCTCGGGCAGCTTTGGCCGGGTGAGGCGACTGAGCGACATGGGTGACTTGCCGCAACAACTCTGCGGCCTTTTCGTCGCGTGGCTTCCCGCTTCTGCTGGTCGGTGATACTGATTCGAGCCACGTACTCAGCAAGTCGCTCGCTGAGCTGATCTCATCGGTCCAGACTCGGTTGGGGTCTTCGAGCGCCCGGGTGACGATCTCGAGCCAGGATTCGGGAGTCCCGTTCTCCGCGCCTTCTTCTGATTCACCGGAGAACTGGGCAGACAACTTGCGATGAGTGCCCTCGAGTCGTTTGGTGACGTCCTCGAACGGCGTCGGATTTCGGGTTGGTTCGGGGAAAACGCCCAGACGGAACGAGCCGTCCGCATGCTTCTGTATCAGCGCCGTTTCGGGGGGTGTGGCGAGGTCAAGGTCGGCGAGTTCGGCTTGGTCAGACTTGTCGAGTTCGAATTTCGCCTCAACAACCACCCCGCTCGGCGGCGATGTTCGGTTGGCAAAGATCGGTGATAGTGGATCTTCGAGATCATTCGTTAGCCACTCCAAGCCGTCCAGCAGGGTGGATTTACCAGATTCATTCGATCCGACGAAAGCAAGTATCGGGCTGTCTGTGTTGCATCCGGTGTTGGCGAGACGCTTGAACCCCTCAAACCGTACTCGTATGCAGTGCATGCACTTCCTCGCTAGTTCGCATGGTTGCGTACCCCATAACCCTGAAGAGCCGGGGACTGAATGACCAGATTGCCAGAGTCAACGAAAACTCGTCGGTGTCGCATTACGTGTCGGGCTCAGTAGGTCGCAGATGTCTCACGTAGCGCCGGTATGCGCCTCGATCGCTCCGGCAATTTTCACGGCACATAACGACACGGGGACGGACTAAACGCAATGGTGCAGACCATTGCCAACTTTCATATGGAATATTGCCGACCTGCTGAAGGGGGCGTATTAGCCCAATCAGTAAGGCGACCGTGATCTTGCCGTTCACTATCCTGCGTCGTTTGAATTGCATCCTGGAGCACACCAAGGACGAGTGTTGGCTGAGTTTAAGGTGTGGGCTGAACTCGACCTAGCCGTAGTCCGCAAGTCGCGACCGTGATGCCCGGAGTCGTCTATGCGGACCACCGCGCGAGGGACGTGGTGCCATCGCATCCTCAACTACTTGATCGCCGCGTCGTCGTCACTCTGCTTGATTAGGTGAAGGAACTTCACGCCGCCCTGGTTGATGCAGTCCAGCGCCAAGTCACCAACCTGCTGGCAGAAGCGGTCGTCATCGTTGGGACGGACTTCTACAGTGGCTTCGACCGGAATGAACCGATGAATCGGCACCGACCCGTTGAACTCGTCAAGACCGTACGCGCCATGGCGATACAGGGTGAGGGGCTCCGCTCCGTGCCACGGCAGTCCGATACGGACTTCGTACTCGACTGCGCCGATTCTTGTGCCGACTGAGCGGATCAGTGCCATGAAGTCCGAAACGGCGGCTTCGATGACCTGTTCGCTGATCTGCCACGCTTTGTGTGTGGGGCTTTCGCCGTGGGGCACGGGGTTCCTATAGCGGCCTCCTACAACCGCCGCGAGGGTGACCGAGCCGTCGAAATGGACGCTGATCCACGACTCGGCGGACCGAACGCTGTCCGTGATCTGTGTGTTTGGTGCGATCCAGCGGCGTAGTCCTGGGCGAGGGTTCTCACGGTCCACAAATTCCAGTGGGTGTGCGGTGGTGCGCGGGGCGACCGCGAGGGTGTACTTCTCGGCGTCCTTGAAGATGTTTCGGGCTTGCTCTTGAGACCATCGAACGGTCCTCGAAGCACCACTTTTCGGGTGAGCGACCGCGATGAACCATGCTCGATCGGCGGTGTCGCGGTCGGTCGAAGTCTCGTCGTATAGCTCGTATAGATATGTGGACGGGTTATGTGCCGCGTCGAATCGAGCACGATACTGCGCAGCGACTTCACGCTCGCGCATCCATACGGTGTCGGCGTTGTTGCGGATTGGCGCTCCGAAGTATTCACCGCGATAGATGAGATGCGGACCTTCAGTGCTAGATGGCACCACCACGACAACGGCGCGGTTTCCGTCCTCACCTACCTGGATCACATTGAGTCCGAACAAAGGTGGGCTAACCGCACTTACAGCGATCTGATGCAGGCTCCGTTCGTGAGCCTCGGAAAGTTCCCCGGTGTCCCTCCGTCCGTTCGCTCTCTTCTGGTTCTCTGTAACGCCGTAGACGATGACTCCGCCGCCGCTGTTCGCCATAGCGGTGATGTCTT includes:
- a CDS encoding helix-turn-helix domain-containing protein, with protein sequence MMFTALHRALGFPPGPITVELLDTAVEREIEEADDLDWKSKLPAAADLKNSDFSKDITAMANSGGGVIVYGVTENQKRANGRRDTGELSEAHERSLHQIAVSAVSPPLFGLNVIQVGEDGNRAVVVVVPSSTEGPHLIYRGEYFGAPIRNNADTVWMREREVAAQYRARFDAAHNPSTYLYELYDETSTDRDTADRAWFIAVAHPKSGASRTVRWSQEQARNIFKDAEKYTLAVAPRTTAHPLEFVDRENPRPGLRRWIAPNTQITDSVRSAESWISVHFDGSVTLAAVVGGRYRNPVPHGESPTHKAWQISEQVIEAAVSDFMALIRSVGTRIGAVEYEVRIGLPWHGAEPLTLYRHGAYGLDEFNGSVPIHRFIPVEATVEVRPNDDDRFCQQVGDLALDCINQGGVKFLHLIKQSDDDAAIK
- a CDS encoding AAA family ATPase; translation: MHCIRVRFEGFKRLANTGCNTDSPILAFVGSNESGKSTLLDGLEWLTNDLEDPLSPIFANRTSPPSGVVVEAKFELDKSDQAELADLDLATPPETALIQKHADGSFRLGVFPEPTRNPTPFEDVTKRLEGTHRKLSAQFSGESEEGAENGTPESWLEIVTRALEDPNRVWTDEISSASDLLSTWLESVSPTSRSGKPRDEKAAELLRQVTHVAQSPHPAKAARARVLSRIPKFVAFRDADRVLSTSHPIIDGETRANPQPALANVLRIANLDLNRLWSFVERGDSSNRESYIEEANERLEDFFTQAWNQSELTVRLKVTESTLEVLFKEMRRGGPVTNIEERSDGLRTFVALATFLAAQRLDIPPILLIDEAETHLHLDAQADLVGALLKQINATQVFYTTHSPGCLPTDLGTGIRLLRRDPRRQNASEIRSDFWTNQEPGFAPLLYAMGASAAAFSACRHAVLAEGAADMILLPTLIRMATGLSDLTYQIAPGLAAANTYDMRVEEVAAKVVYLTDGDAQGDTYAQLLIDSGVREDRIFRLPSGWASEDLVSRAAFVQAVNTLMGGGQQVTEADLGQGKPVVKFLEEWSVRVDRKAPGHVAIAYGPINSPEHLELAPGAREVLQRLHREWTAVFGGQAQ